Part of the Halomarina litorea genome is shown below.
GCCGGTTCGGGGCAGGACGTCGGCCACGGCCCGGGAACGAACTACGGCGCGGGCGCCGGGCGGGCATCTATCACCCTATTTTCATACCACGTGACACATCTCCGCCAGTGCGTTAGGGTTACTGGTGAGCGGGGGGTTCGCCCCCGGCGCACAGGGACCGGGACACCTTCTACGTGAGCCTCGTCGTCGAGGAGGAGGCTCGCTTCCGGGCGAACGCGTCGAGACCGACCTTTCGGTGGACGAGAGCGGCGGCATCCGGGTGACGACCCGGCCCGTGCCGCCGGCTCGCCGGCGGCTCAGGCACCCGTCGCCCCGCATCGATTATCCCCTCGCCGACCCTCTGGGGAGGCATGAATCGGACCGCGAAGTGGGCCGGCGGCATCGTCGGTGGGACGCTGACGCTCTGGGTCGGTTGGGGACTCTACTCGATTCGGTCGGCCGAGCGCGTCGACTACGAGTCCCTGGAGACCTACGGCGACGTGGAGGTGCGCCAGTACCCGGCGGTCGTCCTCGCGGAGACCACCGCGCCGAGCGACGGCGAGGCGTTCCGGCGCCTGTTCGACTACATCACGGGCGCGAACGAGGGGAGGGCGAAGATATCGATGACCGCCCCCGTCAGGACCGGCGGCCAGAAGATCGCCATGACCGCGCCGGTCCAGACCGAACGCACCGACGCGGGCGTCCGGATGGGCTTCTACCTCCCGGGCGACTACGCCCCGGAGTCGACGCCCGTGCCGACGGACCCCAGCGTCTCGCTCACGGTCGAGGCCCCCCGGACGCTCGCGGTCCTCCCGTTCTCGTGGTACGCGACGGACGGGCGGACCGAGCGCCGCGAACGGCGACTGCTCGACACGCTGGCGGACGAGGGCGTCGAGTGGCGCGGCGACCCGTTCCTCCTGCGGTACAACGACCCCTACACGCCGCCATTCATGATGCGAAACGAGGTGGCCGTCGAGGTCGACCCGAACTGAGACGGTCGGCTCAGACGTCCGCGAGGTCCGAGAGCGGCGGGTGGTCGGCGAGTGCGGCCTCGATACGCTCCAGTTCCTCACGGGCGGCCGCGAGGTCCGACTCGACCGACCCCGAGGCGAGTCGCTCACGCTCCTCTGGGGTCAGGTCGGCGCGGGCGACGGCGCTCTCGCGGAGGGTCGCGTAGTCGGTCTCGCGCGGGAGCGCCCGCACCGCACGCAGGCGGGCGGCGACGTCATCGTCGGCGAACCGCGAGACGCAGGCGAGCAGTTCCTCACACCGGTAGCGGAGTCGCTCGCCGGGCGGCGGCGGCCACGAGACCACCAGCGGGTCCGCCGTGAGGCCGTCGAGGTACGTCTGGTTCGTCCCGACGGCGGCCTTCAGTTCCCGTGGCGACTCGACGTAGTGGTCCAGTTTCGACCGCGAGTAGTCGGCGTACTCCAGCAACCGGGGGATGGGTTCGGTGCCCGCACCGCCCGCGACGAACTCGCGGAGGCGCTCGGGCGGCCGGTCGTAGGGGACGAGCGGGTACTGCTCGGTGGTCTCGACGAACGCGAGAAGGTCGCGGGCGCTCGCCTCGCGGCGGAACGACCCGAACGCCTCGCGGACGGCCGACTCGTAGGCCGCGACGGGGTCGCGCAGACGGTGAGTGGGGGCGTCGAGGTCCGCCCCGCCGAGGCGGACGAGGCGGTCGAGGTCGTCGATTCGCTCCTCGAGGGCGCGGCGGCGGCCGTGGACCGCGCTCCGGGCCTCCCGATAGCGCTCGCGGGCCGCCGTCCACTCCTCGTACAGGGCGGCGTACTCGGCGGCGGGGGCGAGCGCCTCGCGTGCGCGGTCGAAGTCAGTGGTGGAGAGGGTCTGTTGCTGGAGGGCCTCGTCCGCGGCGTCGAACGCCCCGCGCGCCGGGAGGTCGTCGGGCAGGTCCGAGAGGCGGTCCGCGACGGCCTCCTGAAACCCGACGTACTTTTCGAACTCGCCGTAGCCGGTGGCCTCGTCCTCGTGGCGGTCGAGGGTGCGGACGAACGCGGCGTGGCCGTCGGCGACGCGTTCGAGGCGGTCGCTCCCCACCTCCGCGACGCGTTCGCGGGCGTCGTGGAGGGTGTCTGCGGCGTCGGTCAGGTCGGCGACGGCGGAATCACTCATACACCGCGTCGGGGTCGAAGACGCGTTCGCCGACCGTCTCCACGTCCGCCGTCGCCCCCCGGCCGTCGTCCGTCACGGCGACGTCCTCCACGCGGCGGTGGAAACAGCTCCCGTGGCCGGTGTGGCAGGCCCCGCCCTCCTGGTCGACGAGGTAGAGCAGGGCGTCGCCGTCGCAGTCGACGCGCACCTCCCGGACGTGCTGGACGTGCCCGCTGGTCCCGCCCTTCTGCCAGAGTTCGTCGCGACTCCGGGAGTAGTAGTGCGCGAGGCCCGTCTCGCGGGTGCGCTCGACGGCCTCCGGGGAGACGTACGCGAGCATGAGTACGTCGCCCGACTCGGCGTCCTGTGCGACGGCGGGGAGCAACCCGCCGTCGAACGCGAGGTCCACGCTCATACACGAGGACTGGCGAGTCCGCCGGATAGCTCTTTTGTCAGTCGTCCGCGGGCGTGCCGTGGGACGTCCCGTCGGGGGCGAGCGCCCGCGCCCACGCGACACCGAGGAGGAGCATCGTCCACGCGAGGCCGACGACCGTCCCGGCGAGCCACGCGGTCCGAGCAGCCACGCCGGACGGGGAGTCACGGACCGAGAGAGGTCTTGGGTCGGGAAATCACGTGGACCCTGCCGGGCAGGTCAGGCGAACCCGAGGACCGCGAGGGTGAGGAACAGCAGGTCGCCGAGGACGAGTCCGACGACCAGTCCGACGAACATCGGGACGATGAACGGCAGGCCAGGCGTGAGCCACACGCTGTCACGGTCGACGAGGGCGTCCAGCCCCTCCCGGAGGTCGTCGGGCGTCGTCCCGTAGGCGTCGCCGTCGATGGACGCGAGGAAGGCCGCCGCACCCCACGGGTCGTCGTGGACGACGCGGCGGACCGCGGGGTAGGGTGGCCCGTCGCCTGCGCCGCCGTCGGAGACGGGACGACCCCCGCCGGCAGCGACGTCCCGGGGCGGGTCGACCACGCCGTCGCCGGGAGCGTGGGTCCGGTCGATGCTCGCCGGGTCGCGGTGCGCGTCGGGGGTGGCCCGGAGCGCCGCGAGCGAGGTCCCACGCCACCGCAGGTACATCCGGAGGGCGTCGAGGTCGAGGCCGCCGCGGCTCAGCCCCCCGTCGGGGTCCAGCAGTCGGCCGTACTCGCGTTCGATGGACGCGCTCTCGACGCGCTTCCCGACGAACATCGTCGGGGAGCGGTGGCCCGCCAGCGCGTTCCGGACGCCGAGGGCAAGCGGGAAGGCGAGCCCCACGAGGACCGTGTTGGTGAGGACGGTCAGCGAGAGCACGCCCAGACGACTGGACGCCAGCGGGAGCGTCGCCCACGGCAGGTAGTAGGCGGGGGTGGTGGGGAAGACCACCGCGAGCGTGATGAGCGCCTTCGCGTCCGCGCCGCCGAACCCGCCAATCCGCCAGAACAGGTAGCCCAACGGGGCGACGACGCCGAGGCTCACCACGGCCCGGATGAGGAACAGTCGCCTGGCGAACGCGGGGGCGTCGAGAACGGCCCACACGTCCCACGCCAGCGTGAGGAGGCCGACGACGAGCAGGGGGACCCACGTCAGGTTGGCGACCCGACGACTCTGGAGGTCGCGGTAGGCCGCCCACGCGAACGTGGGCACCGCGAGCAGGCGCAGGAGGTCGGGGACGGTGGCGACCCCGCCCAGAACAGTCATCGGCTCGTACACGTTCCGACCTACTGCGCTACCGGATTAAACGTTGAGGGAATACGTCACTCCAGCAACTGTTCGAGCTGGTGGCGACGGCGTTCCAGGTCGGCTTTCGCCTGTACCGACCCCTGCGTGGCGAGGCGGTCGATGACGAGCAACGGGTCCGCGCCGGCCGTCTCGACGCGCCCGAGGAGGGCCTCGATGCCCCGGCGGTTGAGCGCCAGCGAGTCGAGCAATCCGAGCGCTAGCGCCATCGGGACGGCCGCCTCCCCGTCAGGCATCGCGCCGCTGACGTGCGAGAAGTCCGGGTCGGCGGGCGCGTCGCTCGCCTCGTTCAGCGTGAGACAGTTCGTACAGATGGCGGCGTGTTCGGGCCCGTCGGGGACGAACTCGCGGAGGTCCGCGGGGACGGCGAACGCGAGGGTCGGCGCGCCACACTCGGCACAGGCGTCGGTCATGCCCGTCGCTTGGCGCGGACGGGGAAAAGCGTGTAGAACGACCGCAGAGAGAGTCGGGGCGTGACGGACGCCACGCGGTCGGGGACCTCAGTCGTCGGCGGTGATGGTCTCGCGCTTGACCTCCTCCTCGGTGGCCTCGCGTTCCGCCTTCTCCTCCTCTTCCTTCTTGGCCTTGATCTTCTTCAGCCGGAAAATCTCCTCGCGTTCCTGTTCTTCGAGCTTCTGCTCGATGTACTCCTGATTGTCCCGGAGGTCGGGCAGGAGTTTGAACTCCAGTGCGTTGACGCGGCGCTTCGTGGTCTCGATCTCCTCCAGCATCTTCTTCATCGCCGTCTCCACCTCGGCCGCGAGGATGATCTGTTCTAAGAGTTCCTCGTAGGCCTCGGCGGCCTCGTCGATGCGCGCGGAGGTGCCGACGACGCCGTAGCCACGCTGGTCGAGGCTCTTTTTGACCTTCGAGGACTCGATCTGTGGCACGACGACGCCCATGATGTTCTTCGACTGCGTCGTGATCTCGGGGTGTTCCTTGAGGGCGGCGGCGGCACCGCGGACCGCCACGTCGCCGTCCATCGCCCGCGACATGTTGATCTTGCGCTGGGCGGTCTCGTAGGCGTCGTTCAGTCCCGACCGGGTGTCCTGTGCCTGGTCGAGGATGTCCATGAACTCCATGATGAGTCCGTCGCGCTTCTTCTCGAGGGTGTCGTGGCCCCGCTCGGAGAGCTCGATGCGCTCCTCGATCGCCATGAGGTTCTTGCGCGTCGGCTTGACGTCCTTGGCCATGTTGCCCTAGCTTCCCGCTTGTGGGACTTACGCCTTACTGTCCGTGGGACGGGGAGCGATAGTCGATAGCCGTCGCTTCCCGGGCGGCGTCGAAAGAACGGGAGATCGGTATCCGGAATCAGTCGTCGGCGGGCGCCTCGACCGTCTCCGACTCCGACTCCTGGTAGTACTTCTCGATGAGGTCCTCGTCGATACGGTTGAGTTCCGCCTTCGGGAACATCGAGAGGAGATCCCAGCCGATGTCGAGGGTCTCCTCGATGTCGCGGTTGGTGTTGAATCCCTGGTCGACGAACTCCTCCTCGAAGCGGTCCGCGAAGTCGAGGAAGCGGTTGTCACGCTCGTCCAGTGCCTCGCGACCGACGATGTTCACGAGGTCACGCAGGTCCTCACCCTCCGCGTACGCGGCGTACATCTGGTCGGAGACGTCGGCGTGGTCCTCGCGGGTGAGGCCCTCGCCGATACCGTCGTCCATCAGCCGAGAGAGGCTCGGCAGCACCTGAATCGGGGGCTGGATGCCCTGGCTGTTCAGGTCGCGGTCGACGTAGATCTGCCCCTCGGTAATGTACCCCGTCAGGTCGGGGATGGGGTGCGTGTCGTCGTCGCCCGGCATCGTGAGGATGGGAATCTGCGTCACCGAGCCGTCGCGACCCTCGATACGGCCCGCACGCTCGTAGAGGGTCGCCAGGTCGGTGTACATGTAGCCGGGGTAGCCACGACGGCCCGGCACCTCCTCGCGCGCCGCGCCGATCTCGCGGAGTGCCTCGCAGTAGTTGGTCATGTCCGTGAGGATGACCAGCACGTGGTAGTCCTTCTCGAAGGCGAGGTACTCGGCCGTGGTGAGCGCGAGTCGCGGCGTGATGGTCCGCTCGACTGCGGGGTCGTCCGCGAGGTTCATGAAGACCACCGAGCGCTCCAGCGCGCCGGTCCGCTCGAAGTCCTCCATGAACTCGTTTGCCTCCTCCGCGGTGATGCCCATCGCGCCGAAGACCACTGCGAACTCGCTGCCGCCCTCCTCGGCGGCGTCTTCGGGCACCGTCGCCTGACGGGCGATCTGGAGTGCGAGGTCGTTGTGCGGCAGGCCGGACGCCGAGAAGATGGGCAGCTTCTGCCCGCGGACGAGCGTGTTCATGCCGTCGATGGCCGACACACCCGTCTGGATGAACTCCTCGGGGTACTCCCGTGCGGTGGGGTTGATGGCCGCGCCGACGATGTCCTCCCGGGAGTCCGGGACGATGTCGGGGCCGCCGTCGATGGGCTGACCCGACCCGTCGAGGACGCGCCCGAGGAGGTCCTCCGTCACCGGCATCTTCAGCGTCTCGCCGAGGAACCGGACCGAGGACTTGCGGTCGATACCCTCGGTGCCCTCGAAGACCTGGATGGCGACGTGGTCGCTGGTGGCCTCGAGGACCTGTCCGCGGCGGACGTCCCCGTTGGGGGTCTCGATCTCGACGATCTCGTCGTAGCCGATGGGTTCGTCGATCTCGACGAACACCAGCGGGCCACTGATTTCCGTGATTGTCTGGTATTCCTTCATGGTCAGTAGAGGTCCCGCAGTTGTTCGGTGATCTCCTCCTTGAGGTCGGCGATGAACTCCTCGTAGTTCTCGGCCGTCCCCATCCGGTTGAGCCGCGGTGCGGCCTCGATGCTCGTGATCTCCGTGACCGGAACGCCCGCGTCGAGGGCCTTGAAGGCCTCGTCGTGGAACGTCTTGATGGCCGTGAGCATCAGGTAGGTCTTCTCGGGCTCACAGAACGAGTCCACGTCGTGGAACGCGTTCTGCTGGAGGTAGGACTCGCGCAGGTAGCGCGCGACTTCGAGGGTGAGCTGCTGGTCCTCGGGCAGCGCGTCCTTGCCGACGAGCTGGACGATCTCCTGCAGTTCGGCCTCCTCGTCGAGGACGTCGACGGCCCACTGGCGGGTGTCGTCCCAGTCCTCGCTGACGTTCTCCTTGAACCACGGGTCGAGCTGTTCCCGGTAGAGCGAGTACGACTCGTTCCAGTTGATAGCCGGGAAGTGCCGACGTTCGGCGAGGTCAGCGTCCAGCGCCCAGAACGTCTTGACGATACGCAGGGTGTTCTGCGTGACCGGCTCCGAGAAGTCGCCACCCGGCGGGCTGACCGCGCCGATGACCGAGATGGACCCCTCGCTGCCGTTGATGTTCTGGAACTTGCCGGCGCGCTCGTAGAACTCGCTCAGGCGAGCGGCGAGGTACGCGGGGTACCCCTCCTCGCCCGGCATCTCTTCGAGACGCGACGAAATCTCGCGCATGGCCTCCGCCCACCGCGAGGTGGAGTCGGCCATCAGCGCGACGTCGTAGCCCATGTCGCGGTAGTACTCCGCGATGGTGATACCCGTGTACACACAGGACTCGCGGGCCGCGACGGGCATGTTCGAGGTGTTGGCGATGAGACACGTACGGGACATGAGGGGCTTCCCGGTCCGGGGGTCTTCCAGTTCCGGGAAGTCCTCGATGACCTCCGTCATCTCGTTGCCGCGCTCGCCACAGCCGACGTAGACGACGATGTCCGCGTCGGCCCACTTCGCGAGCTGGTGCTGGGTGACGGTCTTGCCCGATCCGAACGGACCGGGGATGGCCGCCGTCCCGCCCTTCGCGATGGGGAACAGGCCGTCGAGGATGCGCTGGCCCGAGACGAGGGGCGTCCGCGGGGTCTGTTTCTCGACGGTGGGTCGGGCCTTACGGACCGGCCACTCCTGTCGCATCGTGACCTCCTCGCCGCCCGAGAGGGTCGCGACCGGTTCGGTGACCGTGAACGACCCCTCCTCGATGGACTCGACGGTGCCGCCCTCGAAGCCCGGCGGGACGAGCACCTTGTGGTCGATGCTCTGGGTCTCGGGGACGATACCGACGACGTCGCCGGGTTCGACCGAGTCGCCCTCCTCGACCTCGGGGGTGAACTCCCACTCCTTCTCGAGGTCGATACCGGGGGCGTCCACGCCGCGGTCGAGGAACGCGCCCATCTTCTCTTCCAGCACGTCGAGCGGGCGCTGGACGCCGTCGTAGATGGAGTCCAGC
Proteins encoded:
- a CDS encoding SOUL family heme-binding protein encodes the protein MNRTAKWAGGIVGGTLTLWVGWGLYSIRSAERVDYESLETYGDVEVRQYPAVVLAETTAPSDGEAFRRLFDYITGANEGRAKISMTAPVRTGGQKIAMTAPVQTERTDAGVRMGFYLPGDYAPESTPVPTDPSVSLTVEAPRTLAVLPFSWYATDGRTERRERRLLDTLADEGVEWRGDPFLLRYNDPYTPPFMMRNEVAVEVDPN
- a CDS encoding DUF7118 family protein, which codes for MSDSAVADLTDAADTLHDARERVAEVGSDRLERVADGHAAFVRTLDRHEDEATGYGEFEKYVGFQEAVADRLSDLPDDLPARGAFDAADEALQQQTLSTTDFDRAREALAPAAEYAALYEEWTAARERYREARSAVHGRRRALEERIDDLDRLVRLGGADLDAPTHRLRDPVAAYESAVREAFGSFRREASARDLLAFVETTEQYPLVPYDRPPERLREFVAGGAGTEPIPRLLEYADYSRSKLDHYVESPRELKAAVGTNQTYLDGLTADPLVVSWPPPPGERLRYRCEELLACVSRFADDDVAARLRAVRALPRETDYATLRESAVARADLTPEERERLASGSVESDLAAAREELERIEAALADHPPLSDLADV
- the hisI gene encoding phosphoribosyl-AMP cyclohydrolase, with the translated sequence MSVDLAFDGGLLPAVAQDAESGDVLMLAYVSPEAVERTRETGLAHYYSRSRDELWQKGGTSGHVQHVREVRVDCDGDALLYLVDQEGGACHTGHGSCFHRRVEDVAVTDDGRGATADVETVGERVFDPDAVYE
- a CDS encoding A24 family peptidase; this encodes MYEPMTVLGGVATVPDLLRLLAVPTFAWAAYRDLQSRRVANLTWVPLLVVGLLTLAWDVWAVLDAPAFARRLFLIRAVVSLGVVAPLGYLFWRIGGFGGADAKALITLAVVFPTTPAYYLPWATLPLASSRLGVLSLTVLTNTVLVGLAFPLALGVRNALAGHRSPTMFVGKRVESASIEREYGRLLDPDGGLSRGGLDLDALRMYLRWRGTSLAALRATPDAHRDPASIDRTHAPGDGVVDPPRDVAAGGGRPVSDGGAGDGPPYPAVRRVVHDDPWGAAAFLASIDGDAYGTTPDDLREGLDALVDRDSVWLTPGLPFIVPMFVGLVVGLVLGDLLFLTLAVLGFA
- a CDS encoding DUF6276 family protein; this encodes MTDACAECGAPTLAFAVPADLREFVPDGPEHAAICTNCLTLNEASDAPADPDFSHVSGAMPDGEAAVPMALALGLLDSLALNRRGIEALLGRVETAGADPLLVIDRLATQGSVQAKADLERRRHQLEQLLE
- a CDS encoding V-type ATP synthase subunit D; its protein translation is MAKDVKPTRKNLMAIEERIELSERGHDTLEKKRDGLIMEFMDILDQAQDTRSGLNDAYETAQRKINMSRAMDGDVAVRGAAAALKEHPEITTQSKNIMGVVVPQIESSKVKKSLDQRGYGVVGTSARIDEAAEAYEELLEQIILAAEVETAMKKMLEEIETTKRRVNALEFKLLPDLRDNQEYIEQKLEEQEREEIFRLKKIKAKKEEEEKAEREATEEEVKRETITADD
- a CDS encoding ATP synthase subunit B is translated as MKEYQTITEISGPLVFVEIDEPIGYDEIVEIETPNGDVRRGQVLEATSDHVAIQVFEGTEGIDRKSSVRFLGETLKMPVTEDLLGRVLDGSGQPIDGGPDIVPDSREDIVGAAINPTAREYPEEFIQTGVSAIDGMNTLVRGQKLPIFSASGLPHNDLALQIARQATVPEDAAEEGGSEFAVVFGAMGITAEEANEFMEDFERTGALERSVVFMNLADDPAVERTITPRLALTTAEYLAFEKDYHVLVILTDMTNYCEALREIGAAREEVPGRRGYPGYMYTDLATLYERAGRIEGRDGSVTQIPILTMPGDDDTHPIPDLTGYITEGQIYVDRDLNSQGIQPPIQVLPSLSRLMDDGIGEGLTREDHADVSDQMYAAYAEGEDLRDLVNIVGREALDERDNRFLDFADRFEEEFVDQGFNTNRDIEETLDIGWDLLSMFPKAELNRIDEDLIEKYYQESESETVEAPADD
- a CDS encoding ATP synthase subunit A produces the protein MSQAQDIDIEDADGVIESVSGPVVTAADLDARMNDVVYVGEEGLMGEVIEIEGNLTTIQVYEETSDVAPGEPVTNTGEPLSVDLGPGMLDSIYDGVQRPLDVLEEKMGAFLDRGVDAPGIDLEKEWEFTPEVEEGDSVEPGDVVGIVPETQSIDHKVLVPPGFEGGTVESIEEGSFTVTEPVATLSGGEEVTMRQEWPVRKARPTVEKQTPRTPLVSGQRILDGLFPIAKGGTAAIPGPFGSGKTVTQHQLAKWADADIVVYVGCGERGNEMTEVIEDFPELEDPRTGKPLMSRTCLIANTSNMPVAARESCVYTGITIAEYYRDMGYDVALMADSTSRWAEAMREISSRLEEMPGEEGYPAYLAARLSEFYERAGKFQNINGSEGSISVIGAVSPPGGDFSEPVTQNTLRIVKTFWALDADLAERRHFPAINWNESYSLYREQLDPWFKENVSEDWDDTRQWAVDVLDEEAELQEIVQLVGKDALPEDQQLTLEVARYLRESYLQQNAFHDVDSFCEPEKTYLMLTAIKTFHDEAFKALDAGVPVTEITSIEAAPRLNRMGTAENYEEFIADLKEEITEQLRDLY